In Streptococcus dysgalactiae subsp. dysgalactiae, the following are encoded in one genomic region:
- a CDS encoding CPBP family intramembrane glutamic endopeptidase, with the protein MKVFINCLKIAALIILALVFNALPMILLQKQHDIPMGVNWGIGMTYLVIVGITLVCLWRLYQNKEDTSIKQQKMRLVDWGYLALFWLIGRVIAIVGTLLNQAWSGQEISTNDAAIHTLAGFIKGGFPLYTALFVLVIALIAPIMEELAFRGFPMTDLFRGKLLKVAGLVTSLVFALPHATNIIEFVMYTCMGILLFVAYQRRGNLRDSILLHIFNNLFPAITLLLMGLGIL; encoded by the coding sequence ATGAAAGTATTCATTAATTGTTTAAAAATAGCAGCGCTTATTATTCTCGCTTTGGTTTTCAATGCCCTTCCGATGATCTTATTGCAAAAGCAACATGATATTCCTATGGGGGTTAATTGGGGAATTGGAATGACCTACTTAGTTATTGTAGGGATTACTCTTGTCTGTTTATGGCGTCTTTATCAAAATAAGGAGGACACCTCTATTAAACAGCAAAAAATGAGACTAGTTGACTGGGGCTATCTGGCTTTATTTTGGTTAATAGGACGTGTGATTGCCATTGTAGGAACACTCCTAAATCAAGCCTGGTCTGGACAAGAAATTAGTACCAATGATGCTGCGATACATACCTTAGCTGGATTTATCAAAGGTGGTTTTCCTCTCTATACCGCTTTATTTGTTTTGGTGATTGCTTTAATAGCACCAATTATGGAAGAGTTGGCCTTTAGAGGGTTTCCAATGACCGATCTCTTTAGAGGAAAATTACTTAAAGTGGCAGGTTTAGTGACCTCTCTTGTTTTTGCCTTACCGCATGCTACTAATATTATTGAATTTGTCATGTATACCTGTATGGGAATCCTCCTTTTCGTTGCCTATCAAAGACGAGGGAATTTAAGAGATTCCATTTTACTTCATATTTTCAATAATTTATTCCCAGCTATTACGTTACTACTAATGGGATTAGGAATCCTATAA
- a CDS encoding chloride channel protein, which translates to MTIITGSKHSDEVDIKSASFLIFCYNNLMKRHFLLWSGYLIVTGLTAGLVAFLLTEAIHLIQTLSFGFSQGSFSTMIASVPPERRGLSLLMAGLLAGLGWHLLAKKGTAIQSIQKTLDDDTQFSPWTQFWHGWLQLSTVSMGAPVGREGASREVAVAVTSFWTQRGNLSKAEQKLLLACASGAALGAVYNAPLATILFILEAILNRWSLKNIYAACLTSYVAVETVALLQGRHEIQYLMPQQHWTLGTLIWSVLAGLILSLFAHAYKHLLKHLPKADAKSLWFIPKVFIAFSLIAGLSIFFPEILGNGKAGLLFFLHEEPHLSYISWLLVAKAVAIYLVFASEAKGGKIAPSMMLGGASSLLLASFSQHFFSLPLSPTLAIIIGASLFLGIINKMPLTAPLFLLEITGQSLTTIVPLAVANLGAYMTYHSYHIIKKRLAQAWTTKSVNDPHF; encoded by the coding sequence ATGACTATAATTACGGGCTCTAAGCATTCTGACGAGGTTGATATCAAATCAGCCTCTTTTCTTATCTTTTGCTATAATAATCTTATGAAACGACATTTTTTACTTTGGAGTGGTTACCTTATTGTAACAGGTTTGACAGCTGGTCTTGTTGCTTTTTTGTTGACAGAGGCAATCCATCTGATTCAAACTCTGAGCTTTGGATTCAGTCAGGGCTCTTTTAGCACCATGATTGCAAGTGTTCCCCCAGAACGGCGTGGTCTGTCCCTACTCATGGCTGGACTTCTTGCAGGACTTGGGTGGCATCTACTAGCCAAAAAAGGAACAGCTATTCAATCCATTCAGAAAACCCTTGATGATGACACTCAATTTAGCCCCTGGACACAATTTTGGCACGGCTGGCTACAATTAAGCACCGTTTCAATGGGGGCACCGGTTGGCAGAGAAGGGGCATCACGTGAAGTTGCTGTGGCTGTGACCTCCTTTTGGACACAGAGAGGTAACTTGTCCAAAGCCGAGCAAAAGCTTTTATTGGCCTGTGCTTCTGGCGCTGCCCTTGGTGCTGTCTACAATGCTCCCTTAGCCACTATTTTATTTATTTTGGAAGCTATTCTTAACCGTTGGTCCCTTAAAAATATATACGCTGCCTGCCTAACAAGCTATGTGGCTGTGGAAACAGTTGCTTTATTACAAGGCCGACATGAGATTCAATACCTAATGCCTCAGCAACATTGGACGCTAGGAACCCTTATTTGGTCCGTCCTGGCTGGTCTTATCCTTTCCCTCTTTGCTCACGCTTATAAACATCTTTTGAAACACCTTCCTAAGGCTGATGCCAAAAGTCTTTGGTTTATTCCGAAAGTCTTCATCGCTTTTAGCCTTATCGCAGGACTCAGTATTTTCTTTCCAGAGATTTTAGGAAATGGCAAAGCTGGTTTACTCTTTTTTCTCCATGAAGAACCACATTTGAGCTATATTAGCTGGCTACTAGTTGCCAAAGCTGTCGCTATCTATTTAGTTTTTGCTTCTGAAGCAAAAGGGGGGAAAATTGCTCCTTCTATGATGCTTGGAGGTGCTAGTAGTTTACTCTTGGCGAGTTTTAGTCAACACTTTTTCTCCTTACCTCTATCACCTACCTTAGCCATTATCATTGGTGCCTCACTCTTTTTAGGTATCATTAATAAGATGCCCTTGACCGCACCACTTTTCCTACTTGAAATCACCGGTCAATCCTTGACGACCATTGTTCCCTTAGCTGTCGCCAATCTAGGAGCTTATATGACTTATCATTCCTATCACATCATCAAAAAAAGACTTGCTCAAGCGTGGACAACCAAATCAGTAAACGACCCTCATTTTTAA